A genomic stretch from Sander vitreus isolate 19-12246 chromosome 17, sanVit1, whole genome shotgun sequence includes:
- the ldb1a gene encoding LIM domain-binding protein 1-A isoform X3, whose translation MLDRDVGPTPMYPPSYMEPGMGRPTPYGNQTDYRIYELNKRLQNWTEDCDNLWWDAFTTEFFEDDAMLTITFCLEDGPKRYTIGRTLIPRYFRSIFEGGATELFYVLKHPKESFHSNFVSLDCDQCTMVTQNGKPMFTQVCVEGRLYLEFMFDDMMRIKTWHFSIRQHREVLPRSILAMHDPQMLDQLAKNITRCGLSNSTLNYLRLCVILEPMQELMSRHKTYSLSPRDCLKTCLFQKWQRMVAPPAEPARQAPNKRRKRKVSGGSTVSSGGGSNNNSNSKKKSPANSFSLSSQVLDVMMVGEPTLMGGEFGDEDERLITRLENTQFDGANGLEDEDSFNSSPALGAQSPWNNKAPSSQESKNDNSQSSQ comes from the exons ATGCTGGACAGAGATGTTGG GCCTACACCCATGTACCCCCCATCATACATGGAGCCTGGAATGGG gAGACCCACACCGTACGGGAACCAGACAGATTACCGGATATATGAGCTGAACAAAAGGCTACAGAATTGGACAGAG GACTGTGACAATCTCTGGTGGGATGCCTTCACCACAGAGTTCTTTGAGGATGACGCCATGCTCACCATCACGTTCTGTCTGGAAGATGGACCAAAACGATACA CTATCGGCAGGACGTTGATTCCGCGATACTTTCGAAGTATTTTTGAGGGGGGCGCCACTGAGTTGTTCTATGTGTTGAAACACCCAAAGGAGTCCTTCCACAGTAACTTTGTGTCTCTCGACTGTGACCAGTGCACCATGGTGACCCAGAACGGCAAACCTATGTTCACACAG GTGTGTGTGGAGGGCCGCCTATACCTAGAGTTCATGTTTGATGACATGATGAGGATCAAGACGTGGCACTTCAGCATCAGACAACACAGAGAGGTCCTACCAAGGAGCATTTTGGCTATGCAT GATCCCCAAATGCTCGATCAGCTGGCTAAAAATATCACCAGATGTGGGCTATCCAACTCCACGCTCAACTACCTCCGT CTATGTGTGATATTGGAGCCCATGCAAGAGTTGATGTCAAGGCATAAGACCTATAGCTTGAGCCCCAGAGACTGCCTGAAGACCTGCCTCTTCCAAAAGTGGCAAAGAATGGTAGCACCTCCAG CTGAGCCAGCCAGACAAGCTCCAAACAAGCGGCGGAAAAGGAAGGTGTCCGGTGGAAGCACCGTGAGCTCTGGCGGTGGCAGCAataacaacagcaacagcaaaaaGAAGAGTCCAGCCAACAGCTTTTCACTCTCCAGCCAGGTACTT GACGTGATGATGGTGGGAGAGCCCACTCTGATGGGAGGGGAGTTTGGTGACGAGGACGAGCGTCTGATCACGAGGCTGGAGAACACGCAGTTCGATGGGGCGAATGGCCTGGAGGATGAGGACAGTTTCAACAGCTCGCCTGCGCTGGGGGCACAATCGCCCTGGAACAACAAGGCTCCCTCCAGTCAGGAGAGCAAGAATGACAACTCCCAGTCGTCCCAGTAG
- the ldb1a gene encoding LIM domain-binding protein 1-A isoform X1 — protein MSVGGCACPGCSSKSFKLYSPKEPPNGGSFPPFHPGAMLDRDVGPTPMYPPSYMEPGMGRPTPYGNQTDYRIYELNKRLQNWTEDCDNLWWDAFTTEFFEDDAMLTITFCLEDGPKRYTIGRTLIPRYFRSIFEGGATELFYVLKHPKESFHSNFVSLDCDQCTMVTQNGKPMFTQVCVEGRLYLEFMFDDMMRIKTWHFSIRQHREVLPRSILAMHDPQMLDQLAKNITRCGLSNSTLNYLRLCVILEPMQELMSRHKTYSLSPRDCLKTCLFQKWQRMVAPPAEPARQAPNKRRKRKVSGGSTVSSGGGSNNNSNSKKKSPANSFSLSSQVLDVMMVGEPTLMGGEFGDEDERLITRLENTQFDGANGLEDEDSFNSSPALGAQSPWNNKAPSSQESKNDNSQSSQ, from the exons ATGTCTGTTGGAGGTTGTGCTTGTCCCG GCTGTTCGTCAAAGTCTTTCAAGCTGTACTCTCCTAAGGAGCCCCCCAACGGCGGCAGCTTTCCCCCCTTCCATCCAGGCGCTATGCTGGACAGAGATGTTGG GCCTACACCCATGTACCCCCCATCATACATGGAGCCTGGAATGGG gAGACCCACACCGTACGGGAACCAGACAGATTACCGGATATATGAGCTGAACAAAAGGCTACAGAATTGGACAGAG GACTGTGACAATCTCTGGTGGGATGCCTTCACCACAGAGTTCTTTGAGGATGACGCCATGCTCACCATCACGTTCTGTCTGGAAGATGGACCAAAACGATACA CTATCGGCAGGACGTTGATTCCGCGATACTTTCGAAGTATTTTTGAGGGGGGCGCCACTGAGTTGTTCTATGTGTTGAAACACCCAAAGGAGTCCTTCCACAGTAACTTTGTGTCTCTCGACTGTGACCAGTGCACCATGGTGACCCAGAACGGCAAACCTATGTTCACACAG GTGTGTGTGGAGGGCCGCCTATACCTAGAGTTCATGTTTGATGACATGATGAGGATCAAGACGTGGCACTTCAGCATCAGACAACACAGAGAGGTCCTACCAAGGAGCATTTTGGCTATGCAT GATCCCCAAATGCTCGATCAGCTGGCTAAAAATATCACCAGATGTGGGCTATCCAACTCCACGCTCAACTACCTCCGT CTATGTGTGATATTGGAGCCCATGCAAGAGTTGATGTCAAGGCATAAGACCTATAGCTTGAGCCCCAGAGACTGCCTGAAGACCTGCCTCTTCCAAAAGTGGCAAAGAATGGTAGCACCTCCAG CTGAGCCAGCCAGACAAGCTCCAAACAAGCGGCGGAAAAGGAAGGTGTCCGGTGGAAGCACCGTGAGCTCTGGCGGTGGCAGCAataacaacagcaacagcaaaaaGAAGAGTCCAGCCAACAGCTTTTCACTCTCCAGCCAGGTACTT GACGTGATGATGGTGGGAGAGCCCACTCTGATGGGAGGGGAGTTTGGTGACGAGGACGAGCGTCTGATCACGAGGCTGGAGAACACGCAGTTCGATGGGGCGAATGGCCTGGAGGATGAGGACAGTTTCAACAGCTCGCCTGCGCTGGGGGCACAATCGCCCTGGAACAACAAGGCTCCCTCCAGTCAGGAGAGCAAGAATGACAACTCCCAGTCGTCCCAGTAG
- the ldb1a gene encoding LIM domain-binding protein 1-A isoform X4 produces the protein MSVGGCACPGCSSKSFKLYSPKEPPNGGSFPPFHPGAMLDRDVGPTPMYPPSYMEPGMGRPTPYGNQTDYRIYELNKRLQNWTEDCDNLWWDAFTTEFFEDDAMLTITFCLEDGPKRYTIGRTLIPRYFRSIFEGGATELFYVLKHPKESFHSNFVSLDCDQCTMVTQNGKPMFTQVCVEGRLYLEFMFDDMMRIKTWHFSIRQHREVLPRSILAMHDPQMLDQLAKNITRCGLSNSTLNYLRLCVILEPMQELMSRHKTYSLSPRDCLKTCLFQKWQRMVAPPAEPARQAPNKRRKRKVSGGSTVSSGGGSNNNSNSKKKSPANSFSLSSQVLDLVGTKTCTVPELEDRS, from the exons ATGTCTGTTGGAGGTTGTGCTTGTCCCG GCTGTTCGTCAAAGTCTTTCAAGCTGTACTCTCCTAAGGAGCCCCCCAACGGCGGCAGCTTTCCCCCCTTCCATCCAGGCGCTATGCTGGACAGAGATGTTGG GCCTACACCCATGTACCCCCCATCATACATGGAGCCTGGAATGGG gAGACCCACACCGTACGGGAACCAGACAGATTACCGGATATATGAGCTGAACAAAAGGCTACAGAATTGGACAGAG GACTGTGACAATCTCTGGTGGGATGCCTTCACCACAGAGTTCTTTGAGGATGACGCCATGCTCACCATCACGTTCTGTCTGGAAGATGGACCAAAACGATACA CTATCGGCAGGACGTTGATTCCGCGATACTTTCGAAGTATTTTTGAGGGGGGCGCCACTGAGTTGTTCTATGTGTTGAAACACCCAAAGGAGTCCTTCCACAGTAACTTTGTGTCTCTCGACTGTGACCAGTGCACCATGGTGACCCAGAACGGCAAACCTATGTTCACACAG GTGTGTGTGGAGGGCCGCCTATACCTAGAGTTCATGTTTGATGACATGATGAGGATCAAGACGTGGCACTTCAGCATCAGACAACACAGAGAGGTCCTACCAAGGAGCATTTTGGCTATGCAT GATCCCCAAATGCTCGATCAGCTGGCTAAAAATATCACCAGATGTGGGCTATCCAACTCCACGCTCAACTACCTCCGT CTATGTGTGATATTGGAGCCCATGCAAGAGTTGATGTCAAGGCATAAGACCTATAGCTTGAGCCCCAGAGACTGCCTGAAGACCTGCCTCTTCCAAAAGTGGCAAAGAATGGTAGCACCTCCAG CTGAGCCAGCCAGACAAGCTCCAAACAAGCGGCGGAAAAGGAAGGTGTCCGGTGGAAGCACCGTGAGCTCTGGCGGTGGCAGCAataacaacagcaacagcaaaaaGAAGAGTCCAGCCAACAGCTTTTCACTCTCCAGCCAGGTACTT gaCCTGGTTGGAACAAAAACCTGTACAGTGCCGGAGCTTGAGGACCGGAGTTGA
- the prom2 gene encoding prominin-2, with protein sequence MGLCESVRGWSWPGSAGTFRAGVGVLLLGLSLAQSVPPQPACPAAAAPQSLTQPQYQDTAKVDDGVGFMAALVQSFLRTVQPNPLPKDLILKIVHDSNQVLLNQEIIKEVLVYEVGFLVCAAIGVLYIVLMPIVGFFLACCRCCGNCGGKMYQKQTSSIHCRRRTFYWTAFITTVIILAGNICMFKSNEAIKVSVDQSQVELNQTIGNIHSFLTAVPQQVNNVVNESYRTVQEVTRNLDAIGPQLGTQIKERFRGTLDPALRSVTLLDQETVNTSLQVDKLNSSLAQLQSSMDRIQANVTAVKNQINQTLSKPNCNGSNILQSELQQLPLDTSITIPSFNEFQSAVDEVNKINLKSKIKKVEDYLDSIPQRVTNDTKDVVQSSKQMLGEIKTQISRVTNDIPLSDLTNVSETLNQVQREIGRFTPVVERAEYIRWTVCVVLCCVVLLVVLCNLLGLVLGPLGLTPKADPTKRSCTSDCGGIFLIMGAGFSFLFSWLFMIGVLVLFLLGGNVYTLLCRPWSNGELLKLIDTPGLIPGLEIGPTLGLKTNISISDIYWDCEKNQPLWTTLHLYELINLGDLLNVSKYTEQIQQLFENKNITLPTITLLSPEVKKQLGNFSNRATNIDFTAVTQKMNNISSINLNTTADKIDMIAATQSDNDIKKDLQNEARDLRQIQTDIETTIIPQLKNLDSTLKSLGSITEKINGTVGEVLSNVGAAQEFLNTKTAQIIKTESKTFLDCQLNYFIVYADWANITITQQVGRCGPVSGAVDSVEIILCSHIVESLNAFWFSLGWCMIFLIPSIIFSIKLAKYYRRMKYSDAYDDHLIMNHIPRAQMKFT encoded by the exons ATGGGGTTATGTGAGAGCGTGAGGGGTTGGAGTTGGCCGGGCAGTGCTGGAACGTTCAGGGCCGGAGTAGGAGTGTTGCTGCTGGGGCTCAGCCTGGCCCAGTCTGTCCCTCCACAGCCTGCCTGTCCAGCAGCTGCGGCCCCACAGAGCCTCACCCAGCCCCAGTACCAGGACACAGCAAAGGTGGACGACGGTGTGGGCTTCATGGCAGCTCTGGTCCAGTCCTTCCTCCGCACAGTCCAGCCTAACCCTTTACCTAAAG ATCTGATCCTGAAAATAGTCCATGATTCTAACCAAGTGCTGTTAAATCAAGAAATCATCAAAGAA GTCCTGGTGTATGAAGTGGGTTTCCTGGTGTGTGCAGCCATTGGCGTACTGTACATTGTTCTGATGCCCATAGTTGGTTTCTTCTTGGCGTGCTGTCGCTGTTGTGGCAACTGTGGTGGGAAGATGTACCAGAAGCAGACATCCTCCATTCACTGTCGCAGAAGAACTTTCTACTGGACTGCATTCATCACCACAGTTATTatcct tGCTGGGAACATATGCATGTTCAAAAGTAACGAAGCCATCAAAGTGAGTGTGGACCAGAGTCAAGTGGAGCTCAACCAAACTATAGGCAACATCCACTCCTTCCTCACTGCTGTGCCCCAG CAAGTCAACAATGTGGTGAATGAGAGCTACAGAACTGTACAGGAGGTTACCAGAAACCTAGATG CCATTGGACCTCAGTTGGGAACACAGATTAAGGAGCGATTCAGAGGAACCCTGGACCCAGCGCTGCGCTCAGTTACACTCCTGGACCAAG AGACTGTAAACACTAGTCTTCAAGTGGACAAGCTGAACTCATCTTTGGCCCAGCTACAGTCCAGCATGGACCGCATTCAGGCCAATGTCACTGCTgttaaaaatcaaataaatcagACTTTATCCAAACCAAACTGCAATGGCTCTAACATCCTGCAGTCTGAGCTACAGCAACTACCACTGGATACCTCCATTACC ATTCCCAGCTTCAATGAGTTCCAGTCTGCAGTGGATGAAGTCAACAAAATAAATCTCAAATCCAAAATCAAGAAA GTGGAGGATTATCTTGACAGCATCCCCCAGAGGGTGACCAATGACACCAAGGATGTAGTTCAAA gcAGCAAGCAGATGTTgggtgaaataaaaacacagatctCTCGGGTTACCAATGACATCCCTTTATCTGATCTGACCAACGTGTCGGAGACTCTGAACCAGGTGCAGAGAGAAATCGGCAGATTCACACCAGTGGTCGAGAGAGCTGAGTATATTAG ATGGACAGTGTGCGTGGTCCTGTGCTGCGTGGTCCTTCTGGTGGTGCTGTGTAACCTCCTGGGTCTGGTTCTGGGCCCTCTGGGTCTGACACCCAAAGCAGACCCCACAAAGCGCTCTTGCACGTCGGATTGCGGAGGCATCTTCCTCATAAT GGGCGCAGGTTTCAGCTTCCTCTTCTCCTGGCTGTTCATGATAGGGGTGCTGGTGCTGTTCTTGCTGGGTGGAAATGTTTACACTCTGCTCTGTCGGCCCTGGAGCAACGGAGAACTGCTAAAG CTCATTGATACTCCTGGTTTAATTCCAGGGTTGGAGATAGGTCCAACTTTGGGACTGAAAACCAACATCAGTATCTCTGATATCTATTG GGACTGTGAGAAAAACCAGCCTCTGTGGACAACGCTGCACTTGTATGAGCTCATAAACCTCGGAGACCTGCTCAATGTATCTAAA TACACAGAACAGATCCAGCAGCTCTTTGAGAATAAAAACATCACTCTGCCCACCATCACTCTCCTGAGCCCTGAAGTTAAAAAGCAACTCGGCAACTTCTCCAACAGGGCGACAAATATTGACTTCACTGCTGTCACGCAGAAG ATGAACAACATTTCCAGCATCAATCTGAATACAACAGCAGATAAAATTGATATGATCGCTGCGACACAA tCAGACAATGATATTAAAAAAGACCTCCAAAATGAGGCCAGGGACTTGAGGCAGATCCAGACCGACATAGAAACAACCATCATCCCACAACTG AAAAACCTGGACTCGACCCTCAAGAGCCTTGGATCCATCACAGAAAAAATCAAT GGAACAGTGGGGGAGGTGCTGAGCAACGTGGGGGCAGCACAAGAATTCCTCAACACAAAAACAGCACAGATCATCAAGACC GAGAGCAAAACGTTTTTGGACTGTCAGCTAAATTACTTCATTGTTTATGCTGACTGGGCCAACATCACG ATAACACAGCAGGTGGGCCGCTGTGGGCCGGTTTCGGGAGCTGTGGACTCTGTTGAGATTATCCTATGCTCACACATTGTGGAGTCTCTG AATGCATTCTGGTTCAGTCTGGGCTGGTGTATGATCTTCCTCATCCCCAGTATCATCTTTTCTATCAAGCTAGCCAAGTACTACCGGAGGATGAAGTACTCTGATGCCTATGA CGACCACTTAATTATGAACCACATACCGCGGGCCCAGATGAAATTTACCTGA
- the ldb1a gene encoding LIM domain-binding protein 1-A isoform X2: MSVGGCACPGCSSKSFKLYSPKEPPNGGSFPPFHPGAMLDRDVGPTPMYPPSYMEPGMGRPTPYGNQTDYRIYELNKRLQNWTEDCDNLWWDAFTTEFFEDDAMLTITFCLEDGPKRYTIGRTLIPRYFRSIFEGGATELFYVLKHPKESFHSNFVSLDCDQCTMVTQNGKPMFTQVCVEGRLYLEFMFDDMMRIKTWHFSIRQHREVLPRSILAMHDPQMLDQLAKNITRCGLSNSTLNYLRLCVILEPMQELMSRHKTYSLSPRDCLKTCLFQKWQRMVAPPAEPARQAPNKRRKRKVSGGSTVSSGGGSNNNSNSKKKSPANSFSLSSQDVMMVGEPTLMGGEFGDEDERLITRLENTQFDGANGLEDEDSFNSSPALGAQSPWNNKAPSSQESKNDNSQSSQ; this comes from the exons ATGTCTGTTGGAGGTTGTGCTTGTCCCG GCTGTTCGTCAAAGTCTTTCAAGCTGTACTCTCCTAAGGAGCCCCCCAACGGCGGCAGCTTTCCCCCCTTCCATCCAGGCGCTATGCTGGACAGAGATGTTGG GCCTACACCCATGTACCCCCCATCATACATGGAGCCTGGAATGGG gAGACCCACACCGTACGGGAACCAGACAGATTACCGGATATATGAGCTGAACAAAAGGCTACAGAATTGGACAGAG GACTGTGACAATCTCTGGTGGGATGCCTTCACCACAGAGTTCTTTGAGGATGACGCCATGCTCACCATCACGTTCTGTCTGGAAGATGGACCAAAACGATACA CTATCGGCAGGACGTTGATTCCGCGATACTTTCGAAGTATTTTTGAGGGGGGCGCCACTGAGTTGTTCTATGTGTTGAAACACCCAAAGGAGTCCTTCCACAGTAACTTTGTGTCTCTCGACTGTGACCAGTGCACCATGGTGACCCAGAACGGCAAACCTATGTTCACACAG GTGTGTGTGGAGGGCCGCCTATACCTAGAGTTCATGTTTGATGACATGATGAGGATCAAGACGTGGCACTTCAGCATCAGACAACACAGAGAGGTCCTACCAAGGAGCATTTTGGCTATGCAT GATCCCCAAATGCTCGATCAGCTGGCTAAAAATATCACCAGATGTGGGCTATCCAACTCCACGCTCAACTACCTCCGT CTATGTGTGATATTGGAGCCCATGCAAGAGTTGATGTCAAGGCATAAGACCTATAGCTTGAGCCCCAGAGACTGCCTGAAGACCTGCCTCTTCCAAAAGTGGCAAAGAATGGTAGCACCTCCAG CTGAGCCAGCCAGACAAGCTCCAAACAAGCGGCGGAAAAGGAAGGTGTCCGGTGGAAGCACCGTGAGCTCTGGCGGTGGCAGCAataacaacagcaacagcaaaaaGAAGAGTCCAGCCAACAGCTTTTCACTCTCCAGCCAG GACGTGATGATGGTGGGAGAGCCCACTCTGATGGGAGGGGAGTTTGGTGACGAGGACGAGCGTCTGATCACGAGGCTGGAGAACACGCAGTTCGATGGGGCGAATGGCCTGGAGGATGAGGACAGTTTCAACAGCTCGCCTGCGCTGGGGGCACAATCGCCCTGGAACAACAAGGCTCCCTCCAGTCAGGAGAGCAAGAATGACAACTCCCAGTCGTCCCAGTAG
- the ldb1a gene encoding LIM domain-binding protein 1-A isoform X5, whose protein sequence is MSVGGCACPGCSSKSFKLYSPKEPPNGGSFPPFHPGAMLDRDVGPTPMYPPSYMEPGMGRPTPYGNQTDYRIYELNKRLQNWTEDCDNLWWDAFTTEFFEDDAMLTITFCLEDGPKRYTIGRTLIPRYFRSIFEGGATELFYVLKHPKESFHSNFVSLDCDQCTMVTQNGKPMFTQVCVEGRLYLEFMFDDMMRIKTWHFSIRQHREVLPRSILAMHDPQMLDQLAKNITRCGLSNSTLNYLRLCVILEPMQELMSRHKTYSLSPRDCLKTCLFQKWQRMVAPPAEPARQAPNKRRKRKVSGGSTVSSGGGSNNNSNSKKKSPANSFSLSSQDLVGTKTCTVPELEDRS, encoded by the exons ATGTCTGTTGGAGGTTGTGCTTGTCCCG GCTGTTCGTCAAAGTCTTTCAAGCTGTACTCTCCTAAGGAGCCCCCCAACGGCGGCAGCTTTCCCCCCTTCCATCCAGGCGCTATGCTGGACAGAGATGTTGG GCCTACACCCATGTACCCCCCATCATACATGGAGCCTGGAATGGG gAGACCCACACCGTACGGGAACCAGACAGATTACCGGATATATGAGCTGAACAAAAGGCTACAGAATTGGACAGAG GACTGTGACAATCTCTGGTGGGATGCCTTCACCACAGAGTTCTTTGAGGATGACGCCATGCTCACCATCACGTTCTGTCTGGAAGATGGACCAAAACGATACA CTATCGGCAGGACGTTGATTCCGCGATACTTTCGAAGTATTTTTGAGGGGGGCGCCACTGAGTTGTTCTATGTGTTGAAACACCCAAAGGAGTCCTTCCACAGTAACTTTGTGTCTCTCGACTGTGACCAGTGCACCATGGTGACCCAGAACGGCAAACCTATGTTCACACAG GTGTGTGTGGAGGGCCGCCTATACCTAGAGTTCATGTTTGATGACATGATGAGGATCAAGACGTGGCACTTCAGCATCAGACAACACAGAGAGGTCCTACCAAGGAGCATTTTGGCTATGCAT GATCCCCAAATGCTCGATCAGCTGGCTAAAAATATCACCAGATGTGGGCTATCCAACTCCACGCTCAACTACCTCCGT CTATGTGTGATATTGGAGCCCATGCAAGAGTTGATGTCAAGGCATAAGACCTATAGCTTGAGCCCCAGAGACTGCCTGAAGACCTGCCTCTTCCAAAAGTGGCAAAGAATGGTAGCACCTCCAG CTGAGCCAGCCAGACAAGCTCCAAACAAGCGGCGGAAAAGGAAGGTGTCCGGTGGAAGCACCGTGAGCTCTGGCGGTGGCAGCAataacaacagcaacagcaaaaaGAAGAGTCCAGCCAACAGCTTTTCACTCTCCAGCCAG gaCCTGGTTGGAACAAAAACCTGTACAGTGCCGGAGCTTGAGGACCGGAGTTGA